The sequence TGGCCCCGGAGGACGACCCGCTGCGCCACCGGCCCCAGCGCCAGGTCGCCCGCCCCCAGCAGCAGCCGCGCCAGGCCCCGCAGGCCCGCCCGCAGCAGCCGCGCGGCCGGCAGCAGGGGTACCAGCAGGGGTACGGCTATGCGCCGCAGCAGCAGCCCCAGCAGTACGCCCCGCCGCAGCCGCAGCGCCCCGCGCGCGAGCCGCGTGAACCGCGCCGGCGCAGCGCCAACCCGATGAGGATCCCCGGACTCGGCTGTCTGAAGGGCTGCCTGTTCACGATCGTCATCCTGATCGTGGCCAGCTGGCTGATCTACGAGCTGACTCCCGTGCACACCTGGATCGGCCAGGGCCGGAGCTACTGGCACGAGGTGACCCACTGGGTCAGCCAGACGAGCAAGTGGATCAAGGATCTGGGCGGCTCCTCGGGCGGCGGCAACTGAGCGGCAGCCGGGCGACAGCCGAGCGGCGGCCGGGCGGTGCGTACTCGCGGTAACTGATCGCGAGTTTGCGGATTTGTCGACATCTGACGGGTGATTTCCGTCTCCGCGGTGAAGGTTGGCTCCTCGTACGCGTAGTTTTAGCGACAACACGCGTCTGTAGGAGCAGTCTTGGCACGGAAGATCGGCAGCCGGTACACCGCGAACCAGATCCTGGGGCGGGGCAGCGCCGGCACGGTGTGGCTGGGCGAGGGACCGGACGGGCCCGTCGCCATCAAGATGCTGCGCGAGGACCTCGCCTCCGACCAGGAACTCGTCGGACGCTTCGTCCAGGAGCGCACCGCGCTGCTCGGCCTGGAGCACCCGCGCATCGTCACCGTGCGCGACCTCGTCGTCGACGGCAACGACCTGGCCCTGGTGATGGACCTCGTGCGCGGCACCGACCTGCGCACTCGGCTGGAGCGCGAGCGGCGGCTCGCCCCCGAGGCGGCCGTGGCGATCGTCGCCGACATCGCCGACGCGCTGGCGGCGGCCCACGCGGCCGGGGTCGTCCACCGGGACGTCAAGCCCGAGAACGTGCTGCTGGACATGCAGGGCCCGCTCGGCCCCGGCGGCTCCCACCCGGCGCTGCTCACCGACTTCGGCGTCGCCAAGCTGATCGACTCGCCGAAGCGGACGAAGGCCACGAAGATCATCGGCACCCCGGACTACCTGGCCCCGGAGATCGTCGAGGGCCTGCCGCCGCGCGCGTCCGTCGACATCTACGCCCTCGCGACCGTCCTGTACGAGCTGCTGGCCGGCTTCACCCCCTTCGGCGGCGGCCACCCCGGCGCGGTCCTGCGCCGGCACGTCACCGAGACCGTCGTACCGCTGCCCGGCATCCCGGAGGAGCTGTGGCAGCTGATCGTGCAGTGCCTGGCCAAGGGGCCCGCCTCCCGGCTGCGGGCCTCGGAGCTGGCGGCACGGCTGCGCGAGCAGCTGCCGATGCTGGCCGGGATGCCCCCGCTGGACGTGGACGAGCCCGACCAGAACGAGGAGCCGGCGGCGCAGGAGCCGGCCCCGTCGGCTCCGGCCGGCGGCGAGCCGGTACGGCGGCGGGGCGCGGTGTCGCTGGTGCCGGGCGCCAAGCCGGACTCCAACCGGGACACGCACACCTCGATGCGGGTGCCGGGGCCGGACGAGCTGGCGGGGGGCGCCCACGGGACCGCCCGCGCTCCCCGGGCCGCCGGTGCGCCCCGGCCGGGCTCGGCCCGCCACAAGGCGGCGCTGCGGCGGCGCCGGATCACGCTCGGCGTGGCAGGGGCGGTCCTGGCGGCCGTCGTGGGGGTCGGCGCGTGGCTGGCCTCTTCCGGCGGGGACGACCGGCCGGCGCAGGACACCCACAGCACGTCGACGCCCTGAGACGCACGGCCCGGGCTCCTTGCCACAGCCGTTACGCTGGATGCGTGGCAGTCGTCGATGTATCCGAAGAGCTGAAGTCCCTCTCCTCGACCATGGAGTCGATCGAGGCCGTCCTGGACCTCGACAGGCTGAGGGCAGATATCGCCGTGCTCGAGGAGCAGGCGGCCGCGCCGTCCCTGTGGGACAACCCGGACGAGGCGCAGAAGATCACGAGCAAGCTCTCCCACCTCCAGGCCGAGGTCCGGAAGGCGGAGGGGCTGCGCGGCCGGATCGACGATCTCGCCGTCCTCTTCGAGATGGCCGAGGAGGAGGACGACCCCGACACCCGCGCCGAGGCCGAGTCCGAGCTGGTCGCGGTGAAGAAGGCGCTGGACGAGATGGAGGTGCGCACCCTCCTGTCCGGCGAGTACGACTCCCGTGAGGCGCTGGTCAACATCCGCGCCGAGGCCGGCGGTGTCGACGCCGCCGACTTCGCCGAGAAGCTGCAGCGCATGTACCTGCGCTGGGCCGAGCAGCGCGGCTACAAGACCGAGCTGATCGAGACGTCGTACGCCGAAGAGGCCGGCATCAAGTCGACCACCTTCTCCGTGCAGGCGCCGTACGCCTACGGCACCCTCTCCGTCGAGCAGGGCACGCACCGGCTCGTCCGGATCTCGCCCTACGACAACCAGGGGCGCCGCCAGACCTCCTTCGCCGGTGTCGAGGTCCTCCCCGTCGTCGAGCAGTCCGACCACGTCGAGATCGACGAGAGCGAGCTGCGGATCGACGTCTACCGCTCCTCCGGTCCCGGCGGCCAGGGCGTCAACACGACCGACTCCGCCGTGCGCATCACGCACCTGCCGACCGGCATCGTGGTCTCCTGCCAGAACGAGCGCTCGCAGATCCAGAACAAGGCCACGGCGATGAACGTCCTCCAGGCCAAGCTGCTCGAGCGGCGCCGCCAGGAGGAGCAGGCCAAGATGGACGCCCTCAAGGGTGACGGCGGCAACTCCTGGGGCAACCAGATGCGTTCGTACGTCCTGCACCCGTACCAGATGGTCAAGGACCTGCGCACCGAGTTCGAGGTCGGCAATCCGGAGGCCGTGTTCAACGGCGAGATCGACGGGTTCCTCGAGGCCGGTATTCGCTGGCGCAAGCAGCAGGAGAAGTAACTTTGTCGACATGACAACTGCCGCCCGCGAGGCGGCAGTTGTCTTTATGTCTGGGTTTTACATCACAATTACAGGCTTCAACTCGCCGTAAACGCCCATGCAATGGACATTGCGCCCGCAATGGCCTTGACGTTGCTTTGAAGAATGGGAAGAGTTGCACGCGGCATGCGTACTTGCGGGGCGCATGTGAACCGGGGGAATGAGTTGACGCGCTTCGTCACCGGCTGCCTCCCGTCGATCACGGCAACGCCCCACGCGCCGCCTCATTGACGAACAGCTACTGGGGGTAGCAACCATATGACGAAGAAGACGCGGATCCGGGTCGCGCGGATAGCCGCGGGCGCCGTGATCGCGGCCGGTGCGTCACTGACCGCCGCCGGCGCGGCCTCCGCCGCCGGACTCGACGTCCAGGCCGGTCCGATCAGCCTGGGCGTGCACACGGACGCGGGGAACGACGACGGCGGCACCGATGGCGGCTGCCCGGTCGCCGTCTGCACCGACGGCGGCACCACGGACGGCGGCACCACCGGCGGTAGCACCGGTGGCACCACTGACGGTGGCACGACCGACGGCGGTACCACCACCGGCGGTACGACCACCGGCGGTACGACCGACGGCGGCACCACTGACGGCGGCACGACCACCGGTGGCATCGGCGGCATCGGCGGCACCGTCTCGATCGGCGGCACGACCGACGGCGGTACCACCACGGACGGTGGCACGACCACCGGCGGCACCACGACCGGTGGCACTACGACCGGTGGCACGACCACCGGTGGTACCACCACCGGCGGCACCACGACCGGCGGCTCCACCACCGGCGGCTCCACCACCGGCGGCTCCACCACCGGCGGCTCCACCACCGGTGGCACCAGCAGCACCGGTGGCACCGGCTCCACCGGCGGCTCCGGCAGCACGGGCGGCTCCGGCAACTCCGGCGGCTCGGGCACGTCCGGTGGCAGCTCCACCGGCGGCTCCAGCACCTCGGGCGGCTCCGGCAGCACCGGCGGTTCGAGCAGCACCGGCGGCAACAACGACAACCCGCAGGGCGGCAGCGGCAAGGCCACCCAGGACGCGGGCTCCTCGACGCTGACCGACACGGGCTCCGACAACAAGGCCCAGGCCCAGGGCGGCGACAAGCAGCTCGCCGAGACCGGTGCCGGCCCGACCGAGTTCCTGCTCATCGGCGCCGCGACGATGATCGCCGGCGGCATCGGCTTCCGTGTGCTGCCGCGTCTCATGAACGGCCGGGGAGGCGCCGCGGCCTGATCGTAGCCATACGGTCACGCAGCGCACGCACTCCGCATGCGCAAGGGCCCGGAGCTTGGCGCTCCGGGCCCTTCGCCGTCTTCACGACGGCACCTTCCGCTGCGGCTCAGGCGGTCTGGTGCGCCAGCAGCGCCACCGCGGCGATCAGCACCGCCAGCAGCGCGATCAGCGCCATCGGGTTCACCCCGCCCAGAAGGCCCTCTTGCTGCAGTCGCTCGCGGTTGGCACGGCACACCGGGCACCGGCCCTCACTCACGGGCGCCGCACAATTCGCGCACACCAACCGGTCGTACGTCATGCGCTCGCCCTCCTTGCACCGGCCATCACTACGGAAACGCTCACGGGAACGAGAACGTTCCCCACTCCACTGTGCCAGGTTCCCGTACGTCGTGCGCGGGCCCCCGGGAGAGCGGGACGGAAACCCGGGCCGGTACAAAAACGTACAAGTCTTGCCCAAGCTCTACCTGCGACTGCACTTGCACACCCGGTTCGCGTATGGTCACGCTCATCTACCCCCGGCGACCCGTGGTGCATCCGTGATCCGATTCGACAATGTCTCCAAGGTCTACCCCAAGCAGACCCGCCCCGCACTCAGGGATGTCTCCCTCGAGGTGGAGAAGGGCGAGTTCGTCTTCCTCGTGGGGTCCTCCGGCTCCGGAAAGTCCACCTTCCTGCGGCTCGTCCTCCGCGAGGAGCGGTGCAGCCACGGACAGGTGCACGTGCTGGGCAAGGACCTCGCGCGCCTCTCCAACTGGAAGGTGCCGCAGATGCGCCGCCAGCTGGGGACCGTCTTCCAGGACTTCCGGCTCCTGCCGAACAAGACCGTCGCCGAGAACGTGGCCTTCGCCCAGGAGGTCATCGGCAAGTCCCGCGGCGAGATCCGCAAGTCCGTGCCGCAGGTGCTCGACCTCGTCGGGCTCGGCGGCAAGGAGGACCGTATGCCCGGTGAGCTGTCCGGTGGTGAGCAGCAGCGCGTCGCCATCGCGCGGGCCTTCGTCAACCGGCCCAAGCTGCTCATCGCCGACGAGCCCACCGGCAACCTCGACCCGCAGACCTCCGTCGGCATCATGAAGCTGCTCGACCGCATCAACCGGACGGGCACGACCGTCATCATGGCGACGCACGACCAGAACATCGTGGACCAGATGCGCAAGCGCGTCATCGAGCTGGAGAAGGGCCGCCTCGTCCGCGACCAGGCCCGCGGCGTCTACGGCTACCAGCACTAAGCAAGTTCACGACGGAAAGGCTTGACCCGACGCCATGCGCGCCCAGTTCGTCCTGTCGGAGATCGGAGTCGGTCTCCGCCGCAATCTGACGATGACCTTCGCGGTCATCGTCTCTGTCGCCCTGTCCCTGGCCCTGTTCGGTGGCTCGCTGCTGATGAGCGACCAGGTGTCCACCATGAAGGGCTACTGGTACGACAAGGTCAACGTCTCGATCTTCCTGTGCAACAAGCACGACGCCGAATCGGACGTCAACTGCGCCAAGGGCGCGGTCACCGACGACCAGAAGAAGCAGATCCTCGCCGACCTGAAGAACATGCCGATCGTCGAGAAGGTGTCGTACGAGTCGCAGGACGAGGCGTACAAGCACTACAAGGAGCAGTTCGGCAACTCCCCGCTGTCCAGCTCGCTGACACCGGACCAGATGCAGGAGTCGTACCGCATCAAGCTCAAGGACCCGCAGAAGTACCAGGTCATCGCGAGCGCCTTCAACGGGCGTGACGGTGTGCAGTCGGTGCAGGACCAGAAGGGCATCCTGGACAACCTCTTCCAGCTGCTGAACCTGATGAACCGCGGCGCGCTCGGCGTGATGGCGATGATGCTGATCGTCGCGCTGCTGCTGATCGTCAACACGGTGCGCGTCTCGGCGTTCAGCCGCCGGCGCGAGACCGGGATCATGCGCCTGGTCGGTGCCTCGGGCTTCTACATCCAGGCGCCGTTCATCGCGGAGGCCGCGGTCGCCGGACTCATCGGCGGCGGGCTCGCCTGCGTGGCCCTCGTGGTCGGCCGGTACTTCACCATCGACCACGGCATGGA comes from Streptomyces sp. FXJ1.172 and encodes:
- a CDS encoding serine/threonine-protein kinase, producing the protein MARKIGSRYTANQILGRGSAGTVWLGEGPDGPVAIKMLREDLASDQELVGRFVQERTALLGLEHPRIVTVRDLVVDGNDLALVMDLVRGTDLRTRLERERRLAPEAAVAIVADIADALAAAHAAGVVHRDVKPENVLLDMQGPLGPGGSHPALLTDFGVAKLIDSPKRTKATKIIGTPDYLAPEIVEGLPPRASVDIYALATVLYELLAGFTPFGGGHPGAVLRRHVTETVVPLPGIPEELWQLIVQCLAKGPASRLRASELAARLREQLPMLAGMPPLDVDEPDQNEEPAAQEPAPSAPAGGEPVRRRGAVSLVPGAKPDSNRDTHTSMRVPGPDELAGGAHGTARAPRAAGAPRPGSARHKAALRRRRITLGVAGAVLAAVVGVGAWLASSGGDDRPAQDTHSTSTP
- the prfB gene encoding peptide chain release factor 2; protein product: MAVVDVSEELKSLSSTMESIEAVLDLDRLRADIAVLEEQAAAPSLWDNPDEAQKITSKLSHLQAEVRKAEGLRGRIDDLAVLFEMAEEEDDPDTRAEAESELVAVKKALDEMEVRTLLSGEYDSREALVNIRAEAGGVDAADFAEKLQRMYLRWAEQRGYKTELIETSYAEEAGIKSTTFSVQAPYAYGTLSVEQGTHRLVRISPYDNQGRRQTSFAGVEVLPVVEQSDHVEIDESELRIDVYRSSGPGGQGVNTTDSAVRITHLPTGIVVSCQNERSQIQNKATAMNVLQAKLLERRRQEEQAKMDALKGDGGNSWGNQMRSYVLHPYQMVKDLRTEFEVGNPEAVFNGEIDGFLEAGIRWRKQQEK
- the ftsE gene encoding cell division ATP-binding protein FtsE; this encodes MIRFDNVSKVYPKQTRPALRDVSLEVEKGEFVFLVGSSGSGKSTFLRLVLREERCSHGQVHVLGKDLARLSNWKVPQMRRQLGTVFQDFRLLPNKTVAENVAFAQEVIGKSRGEIRKSVPQVLDLVGLGGKEDRMPGELSGGEQQRVAIARAFVNRPKLLIADEPTGNLDPQTSVGIMKLLDRINRTGTTVIMATHDQNIVDQMRKRVIELEKGRLVRDQARGVYGYQH
- the ftsX gene encoding permease-like cell division protein FtsX, with the translated sequence MRAQFVLSEIGVGLRRNLTMTFAVIVSVALSLALFGGSLLMSDQVSTMKGYWYDKVNVSIFLCNKHDAESDVNCAKGAVTDDQKKQILADLKNMPIVEKVSYESQDEAYKHYKEQFGNSPLSSSLTPDQMQESYRIKLKDPQKYQVIASAFNGRDGVQSVQDQKGILDNLFQLLNLMNRGALGVMAMMLIVALLLIVNTVRVSAFSRRRETGIMRLVGASGFYIQAPFIAEAAVAGLIGGGLACVALVVGRYFTIDHGMDLAHKLQLINFVGWDAVLAKLPLILATSVLMPSLAAFFALRKYLKV